One window of Mixophyes fleayi isolate aMixFle1 chromosome 3, aMixFle1.hap1, whole genome shotgun sequence genomic DNA carries:
- the SLC51A gene encoding organic solute transporter subunit alpha isoform X3, whose translation MNNYSVPKSCLSIPPTASQLPYMLDTVQLCLMGILTTLSIISVILYLEDAFYIVKKVRCPVKRKTFLWKSAAPTVISIFTCLHLWIPRSSIFVEIGIGTYFAVCFYLILMVIIEGFGGKDALVKKLETTDVHINTGPCCCCCPCLPRIKMTKKKVNLFILGVFQMAFLKPVFNFIGLILWSDGIYNTDDLSGRSVALWMNVTLGFCTVIALWPIGILFREAKVHLSEKNIGTKFAIFQLLLILTTLQTSVFNILASTGVLPCVPPYAFKARANLMNNHLLIIETFLLSVMARLAYRKRDDEAGYTFKPQAV comes from the exons TGCTGGACACAGTGCAGCTGTGCCTTATGGGGATTCTCACCACCCTTTCAATAATCTCAGTCATTCTTTATTTGGAAGATGCTTTTTATATTGTAAAGAAAGTTCGGTGTCCAGTGAAGAGAAAAACGTTCCTATGGAAAAGTGCTGCCCCTACG GTCATCTCAATATTCACCTGTTTGCATTTGTGGATCCCTCGTTCATCCATCTTTGTAGAAATTGGTATTGGCAC GTATTTTGCAGTCTGTTTCTACCTCATTTTGATGGTTATAATTGAAGGTTTTGGCGGAAAAGATGCTCTTGTGAAGAAGCTGGAGACCACAGATGTACACATTAACACTGGACCATGTTGCTGCtgctgcccatgtctcccccgcATCAAAATGACCAA GAAGAAGGTGAACCTTTTCATCCTGGGTGTTTTCCAGATGGCATTCCTGAAACCAGTCTTTAATTTCATTGGCTTGATTCTCTGGTCCGATGGAAtttacaatacagatgat CTCTCAGGCCGCAGCGTGGCACTTTGGATGAACGTGACTCTGGGGTTCTGTACGGTTATAGCGCTGTGGCCCATTGGCATACTTTTCCGCGAGGCCAAGGTTCACTTGTCTGAAAAGAACATAGGAACAAAGTTTGCAATCTTTCAG CTACTCCTCATCTTGACTACTCTACAGACCTCTGTCTTCAACATCTTGGCCAGTACCGGAGTGCTTCCTTGTGTCCCTCCATATGCATTTAAAGCCAGGGCTAACT TGATGAACAACCATCTGCTAATCATAGAGACATTTTTACTGTCTGTCATGGCCCGACTTGCTTACAGGAAGAGGGATGATGAAGCAGGATACACATTTAAGCCACAGGCTGTGTGA